The window CACCTTCCCAGTGGCCCACTTGCTTGCGATCTTCAATGTGGCTTGGTCTCTCGCTGATCGGGCGGCGGTTCGGGATCTGACCACGTCTATCACGCCCGCACAGGTGGCGTTTGCGCCGAGGCTTTTGGCTACGCAGGTGCGTGTGTAAATCACCACCGGCAGCCTTGTTCGCATAGACATACAAATAGACGCTCTCATGGCTGACCGCCACCTTGCCTGCAATCTGCTCGGGGCTCCATTGAATGCCAAGGTAGAAATCCACATCGGACCAGACTTTGGAATCTAAACGGCGGGCATTACGGCTTCGCTGTGCCCGCTCAGAAGCCTTGGCGCAGGCTTGTTCGGCGCGATAGCCACGCTGACCGCGGCCACGGCTGAGTTCGCGGCTGATGGTGCTGCGGCTCCTGCCCAATGAACGGGCGATCTCGCTGATGGTCTGTTTGGCTTTCAAGAGGCTGTGAATTTGGTATCGTTCTTCTCGGCTGAGGTGCTTGTACATCTGGCAACTTGGACTTGGCGGTTTGAGTGGCCATGATGCCTTGACATCCTCAGCCACCCATCACCGGGTTTATCTTTGTTGCACCTCGTACTTGAATCCGCCAAATAAAAAATCAAACTTTTCTATTCAAGTGGGATTCATCACGATCTCGGGTCAAATGGTTCAGGCAATCACGAAAGGCGCGCGGTCCTGACCTTCGATCCATTTGGGCGCTTTGCCACGGCCGGTCCATGTTTGGCCCGTGGCTGGATCGCGGTATTTGGCCGCCACTTTGCTCACGGACTTGGGGGCCGAAGTTTTGGCACCGCGGCCAGGAAAAACGTCTTGAGCGGTCAAGCCATATTCGGCCACCAACTCGCGCACCTTGGCCACCGCACTGGCAATTTCATTTTGACGGGCTTGGGCAATTTCTTGCTCCAAGGCTTCGCGCTTTTGCAATAACTCTTTGTAAGACATTGACATATTAAACC is drawn from Limnohabitans sp. 63ED37-2 and contains these coding sequences:
- a CDS encoding IS30 family transposase; this translates as MYKHLSREERYQIHSLLKAKQTISEIARSLGRSRSTISRELSRGRGQRGYRAEQACAKASERAQRSRNARRLDSKVWSDVDFYLGIQWSPEQIAGKVAVSHESVYLYVYANKAAGGDLHTHLRSQKPRRKRHLCGRDRRGQIPNRRPISERPSHIEDRKQVGHWEGDTVIGAAHKQAIVTLVERKSGFAVLAKVPNKSADLVGRAIEGMLKPLSSRVKTLTVDNGKEFADHQAIDQALGIQTYFADPYCSWQRGSNENFNGLLRQYIPKKRRMETVTDEELTMIENRLNHRPRKRLGFKTPHEVFHASLNRVAVRT
- a CDS encoding H-NS histone family protein, coding for MSMSYKELLQKREALEQEIAQARQNEIASAVAKVRELVAEYGLTAQDVFPGRGAKTSAPKSVSKVAAKYRDPATGQTWTGRGKAPKWIEGQDRAPFVIA